The following DNA comes from Nitrospirota bacterium.
TAAATAAACAAATTATTTTCTTACTTGATGAGGTTCAAAATATAAAGGGGTGGGAGAAATTCTGTAGAAGAGCTGTGGAGCGTGAAAATATAAAAGTATATGTTAGTGGTTCATCCTCTAAAATTATGCCTTCAGAGATACATACAGAATTAAGAGGAAGATTATGGAGTGTAGAAATATTGCCATTTTCATTTCGTGAGTACCTTGTTTCTAAGGGATTAAATCCTTTAAATAGTCATATCTTATATGGTCAACGGAAAGCTGTTGTTAAAAATCACTTTTCCGAATATATCAGATGGGGTGGTTTCCCGGAGATTTCGTTTCTTAAATCAGAGTTTGAAAAGACGAAACTCCTGAAAGAGTATCTGGGTGCAATGTTTTTCAGAGACTTAGCTGAGAGGTATATGATAACTAATATCCCGCTTTTAGAGGTTCTTATGGATAAACTATTCTCATCCTTTTCGATGAAAATTTCTCTCACATCTTTTTACAAACAATATAAAGAGAAGTTTCCTTTTTCCAAGGACCTTCTTTTCCGATACTATAAATATTTTCTTCAGAGTATGCTCATATTTGAGGTAAGAAAATTTGCTGAATCTACTTATAAGAGAATGAGA
Coding sequences within:
- a CDS encoding ATP-binding protein translates to MISKHVLKDTLVSNEEYILKHVKKIIKREGVFSPRTLNKTVVFYGVRRSGKTFILYDLFKDNTENSIYLDFEDDRLSEFKLGDFESLKEAVLELKPHLINKQIIFLLDEVQNIKGWEKFCRRAVERENIKVYVSGSSSKIMPSEIHTELRGRLWSVEILPFSFREYLVSKGLNPLNSHILYGQRKAVVKNHFSEYIRWGGFPEISFLKSEFEKTKLLKEYLGAMFFRDLAERYMITNIPLLEVLMDKLFSSFSMKISLTSFYKQYKEKFPFSKDLLFRYYKYFLQSMLIFEVRKFAESTYKRMR